The Thermoplasmata archaeon genome includes a region encoding these proteins:
- a CDS encoding transaldolase family protein has translation MAIFLDSANPEEAKLAFRTGLVNGVTTNPRLLGQVKGAPEELIRELCRISTGPVCYQLTAASFKEKQDEGKRFYNIHPKKVVLKIPCTTENLALMAHLTHTHGIPCAATAVFSPAQGLLACEAGARYLIPYVNKVTAQGGDGLALVSKLAGICRATGKGAEVLAASLKSPEEVADAVLAGAAHVTVPYAILNQLGNHPRSDEAIREFAATPKVKQITPTEVFGK, from the coding sequence ATGGCCATATTCCTAGACAGTGCGAACCCGGAGGAGGCGAAGCTCGCTTTCAGGACAGGGCTCGTGAACGGTGTCACGACCAACCCGAGGCTTTTGGGCCAGGTAAAGGGGGCCCCCGAGGAACTCATCCGGGAGCTTTGCAGAATCTCGACGGGCCCGGTCTGCTACCAGCTCACTGCCGCCTCTTTCAAGGAGAAGCAGGACGAAGGGAAGAGGTTCTACAACATCCATCCTAAGAAGGTTGTCCTTAAGATTCCCTGCACCACCGAGAATCTGGCCCTGATGGCACACCTGACCCACACCCACGGAATTCCCTGCGCCGCAACGGCGGTCTTCTCACCCGCGCAGGGCCTGCTTGCCTGCGAGGCAGGGGCCCGCTACCTCATCCCCTATGTTAATAAGGTCACGGCGCAGGGAGGGGACGGCCTCGCGCTGGTCTCGAAGCTCGCTGGAATCTGCAGGGCGACGGGGAAGGGCGCGGAGGTCCTGGCCGCGAGCCTGAAGAGCCCGGAGGAGGTCGCGGACGCTGTTCTGGCTGGCGCGGCACACGTGACCGTCCCGTACGCCATTCTGAACCAACTCGGGAATCACCCCCGTTCCGACGAGGCGATAAGGGAGTTCGCTGCGACCCCGAAGGTCAAGCAGATAACGCCGACGGAGGTTTTCGGGAAGTGA
- a CDS encoding ATPase domain-containing protein: MPEKGGGEEGFAQDLLSAIESEVRGSRKRVKTFVNGFDEVLEGGIPKGHVVLIAGSAGTMKSSLAYSILYRNALEEGSKGLYLSLEQNRQSLEDHMYGLGLNLQKVAGKVEIWDLGLLRSKLISGETWLNLLKKDIADHKARNGLDLVALDSLPALDIIAKYKDPREELFYFFEWLRELGVTSLLISEMVEGVLKYSKNDEDFLADGIIHLKMQFVDDVHVQRRIRAVKMRNTKHSLDFYTLLFENGRFSITKVIGKVQE; this comes from the coding sequence ATGCCTGAGAAGGGCGGCGGGGAAGAGGGCTTCGCGCAGGATCTGCTCAGCGCGATTGAGAGCGAGGTCAGGGGTTCGCGGAAGAGGGTAAAAACCTTCGTGAACGGCTTCGACGAGGTTCTCGAAGGCGGAATTCCTAAGGGCCACGTGGTTCTGATTGCAGGCTCCGCTGGGACGATGAAGTCCTCGCTCGCTTACAGCATCCTATACAGGAACGCACTCGAGGAGGGCAGCAAGGGTCTCTACCTCTCCCTCGAGCAGAACCGGCAGTCGCTCGAGGACCACATGTACGGCCTCGGCTTGAATTTGCAGAAGGTGGCGGGAAAGGTCGAGATATGGGATCTGGGTCTCCTGCGCTCCAAGCTGATATCGGGCGAGACCTGGCTCAACCTTCTCAAGAAGGACATCGCGGACCACAAGGCGCGCAACGGCCTAGACCTCGTCGCTCTTGACAGTCTGCCCGCGCTCGACATCATCGCCAAGTACAAGGACCCGCGAGAGGAGCTATTCTATTTCTTCGAGTGGCTCAGGGAGCTGGGGGTGACATCCCTCCTGATATCGGAGATGGTCGAGGGAGTTCTGAAGTACAGCAAGAACGACGAGGACTTTCTAGCGGACGGAATCATCCACCTGAAGATGCAGTTCGTGGACGATGTGCACGTCCAGAGGCGCATACGTGCTGTCAAGATGAGGAACACCAAGCATAGCCTGGACTTCTACACTCTGCTCTTCGAGAACGGCAGATTCTCGATAACTAAGGTCATCGGAAAGGTGCAGGAGTGA
- a CDS encoding DUF2341 domain-containing protein, translating into MVNVRPSEFFIFAMSVVILSSPWTAALLYEQPGFEQGARGRAYEPWWDYGWMFRRPILIDSTGISEGLLDFQLLFNISYDSDMKPDFADLRFVQLEKSSGQPRLLPYFIEERADGSLARVWARVSRIDPGTTTWIYIYYGNPLARDESNASATFDFYDGFDGNALDVARWPHFTGATVSNGILTLSSSGSVAQATARSSSTFGAGTLTEARIKQLKTSSESHQSGLSYRVNPSATGKIIYMLDSGTKGYNTYSLYVDSNGDGTYEWQLINYGGPISDKYHIWGIARLPDQTLFIRDYSEVLASPQFGFADAAHIKLGSYTPDGSISSGSVNMAYDWVRVRKYSQVAPKYSFGDEERCIRFKSFSVSATLLDEGDTVFISAFFENPSPDEIRIRVSFHDGESFEGSREIYGTELALVPQAETEMNFTWIPEGGSHTVWLALMGTPLASRTIYVNRYPKLAPVMDQVTSQGKNFKLLIFAEDADGDRLNWSEDCPLFDITPRGDQSAEINFTPTNDDVGNYTVNITVSDPRGCKDSTRFKLTVKNVNDYPVIEPIKDQSVAQDSEFRYKAKASDIDEKWGDHVTFSDDSVLFDIDPETGEFSFTPTNEQVGKYTITITATDKQKASASTMFNLTVTNVNDPPVINPIEPQTLLEDELWQAVATATDPDLKIKVGEELRFSDDTFLFDIDPMTGLMSFTPTNDNIGVLTANITVTDLGGLSSTTTLVMTVLNTNDPPSMNKIKDATATEDELFEMSVSASDPDLRWGLDNLTFSDDSPLFDIDPRTGKISFTPTNEHVGKHLITVTVTDESGASDKATFSITVLNVNDPPFNVRILSPADGERVKEGTELWLNASAEDIDAFDVLKYSWFDNGEPLGEGKSIKVKLKPGRHTISLEVSDGTEKALAEVSIVVLKAEKVTVQDTGWVAGAGLALGIVILLVVLAAVFVAVSRRRRRAGEEAGAAAAGIAAGAGSAGGAGAAVAAARPSEGDELLEDAKKLVAEVEDALAEHLEKHPEGAAQVSAAMEKLELARDFIKEGDGEAAMQFAMEAKRALKEARVASSSPEIAGMGAAAPTTAKKRSKEKVGGLRCPSCGEGLQPEWTVCPACGHGTR; encoded by the coding sequence GTGGTGAATGTGCGCCCTTCAGAATTCTTCATCTTTGCTATGAGCGTGGTTATCCTGAGTTCTCCCTGGACCGCCGCCCTTCTTTATGAGCAGCCGGGATTTGAGCAGGGGGCGCGCGGCCGCGCATATGAGCCATGGTGGGACTATGGTTGGATGTTCCGGAGACCGATTCTCATCGATAGCACCGGCATTTCAGAAGGTCTTCTCGATTTCCAGCTCCTTTTCAACATCAGCTATGATAGCGATATGAAGCCAGACTTCGCCGACCTGCGCTTCGTCCAGCTCGAGAAGTCCTCCGGGCAGCCGAGGCTGCTCCCATACTTCATTGAGGAGCGCGCGGACGGCTCCCTGGCGAGGGTCTGGGCGAGGGTGAGCAGAATAGATCCCGGAACCACGACATGGATCTACATCTATTACGGGAACCCCCTTGCGCGCGACGAGAGCAACGCGAGCGCCACATTCGATTTTTATGACGGGTTCGATGGGAATGCTCTGGACGTGGCCAGATGGCCCCACTTTACTGGCGCAACAGTCAGCAATGGAATTCTGACCCTCTCGTCCTCCGGCTCGGTGGCCCAGGCGACCGCCAGGAGCTCGTCCACTTTTGGCGCGGGCACATTGACTGAGGCGAGAATTAAACAGCTGAAGACCTCCTCCGAGAGCCACCAATCCGGCCTGAGCTACAGGGTCAACCCGAGCGCCACGGGCAAGATAATTTATATGCTGGATTCAGGCACCAAGGGCTACAATACATATTCTCTCTATGTCGACTCAAATGGAGACGGGACCTACGAATGGCAGCTGATCAACTACGGCGGACCGATTTCGGACAAGTACCACATATGGGGCATCGCCAGGCTCCCCGACCAGACTCTTTTCATAAGGGACTACTCAGAGGTTCTCGCATCGCCGCAGTTCGGATTCGCCGACGCCGCGCACATCAAGCTCGGCTCGTACACACCTGATGGAAGCATATCTTCCGGAAGCGTCAACATGGCCTACGACTGGGTCAGGGTCCGCAAATACTCTCAGGTTGCTCCGAAATACTCTTTCGGTGACGAAGAGCGCTGCATCAGATTCAAGTCTTTTTCTGTCTCGGCCACATTACTGGATGAGGGGGATACGGTTTTCATCAGTGCTTTTTTCGAGAATCCATCTCCAGATGAAATAAGAATTCGGGTCTCATTCCACGACGGCGAGAGCTTCGAGGGCTCGCGCGAGATATACGGCACGGAGCTGGCGCTTGTACCGCAGGCCGAGACTGAAATGAATTTCACCTGGATTCCCGAGGGCGGGAGCCACACCGTCTGGCTGGCGCTCATGGGCACACCGCTCGCCTCCCGGACGATTTACGTCAATCGGTATCCGAAACTCGCGCCCGTGATGGACCAGGTCACAAGCCAGGGTAAGAACTTCAAGCTGCTCATCTTCGCAGAGGACGCCGACGGCGACAGGCTCAACTGGAGCGAGGACTGCCCGCTGTTTGACATTACGCCGCGTGGCGACCAGAGCGCCGAAATCAACTTCACACCGACAAATGACGACGTCGGGAACTACACCGTCAACATCACAGTCTCCGACCCGCGGGGTTGCAAGGACAGCACGCGCTTCAAACTGACAGTGAAGAATGTAAATGATTATCCTGTCATCGAGCCTATTAAGGACCAGAGCGTTGCGCAGGACAGCGAGTTCAGGTACAAAGCAAAAGCCTCGGACATTGACGAGAAGTGGGGCGACCACGTGACATTCTCGGACGACTCAGTCCTCTTCGACATCGACCCCGAGACGGGCGAGTTCTCCTTCACGCCGACAAACGAGCAGGTCGGGAAGTATACGATTACAATTACGGCGACCGACAAGCAGAAGGCCTCGGCATCGACGATGTTCAACCTGACGGTGACCAATGTCAACGACCCTCCGGTAATCAATCCCATCGAGCCCCAGACGCTACTCGAGGACGAGCTCTGGCAGGCCGTAGCGACGGCCACTGACCCGGACCTTAAAATCAAGGTCGGCGAGGAGCTCAGGTTCTCCGACGACACATTCCTGTTCGATATCGACCCGATGACGGGGCTGATGAGCTTCACGCCGACGAACGACAATATCGGAGTCCTGACGGCCAACATCACTGTAACGGACCTCGGGGGTCTCTCGTCAACGACGACGCTCGTCATGACGGTGCTGAACACGAACGACCCGCCATCTATGAACAAGATAAAGGACGCCACGGCCACGGAGGACGAGCTGTTTGAGATGAGCGTGAGCGCGAGCGACCCAGACCTGAGGTGGGGGCTCGACAACCTCACATTCTCGGACGACAGCCCGCTGTTTGATATTGACCCGCGCACTGGGAAAATCTCCTTCACGCCCACGAACGAGCATGTAGGGAAGCATTTGATAACCGTTACGGTCACGGACGAGAGCGGTGCGTCGGACAAGGCGACCTTTTCAATCACGGTCCTGAATGTCAACGACCCGCCCTTCAATGTCCGAATTCTCTCGCCTGCCGACGGCGAGAGGGTGAAGGAAGGGACGGAGCTCTGGCTGAACGCTAGCGCGGAGGACATCGACGCCTTCGATGTCCTCAAGTATAGCTGGTTCGACAACGGCGAGCCGCTTGGAGAGGGGAAGAGCATAAAGGTCAAGCTGAAGCCGGGCAGGCACACAATATCGCTCGAGGTCTCTGATGGTACGGAGAAGGCACTGGCCGAGGTGAGCATCGTTGTCCTGAAGGCCGAGAAGGTGACGGTTCAGGACACTGGGTGGGTGGCGGGGGCTGGATTAGCGCTCGGCATCGTTATCCTGCTGGTCGTTCTTGCCGCTGTCTTCGTTGCGGTCTCGAGGAGGCGCAGGAGGGCTGGCGAGGAGGCGGGCGCGGCCGCTGCAGGGATTGCAGCGGGTGCGGGCTCCGCAGGTGGGGCCGGTGCAGCTGTGGCAGCCGCGAGGCCTTCTGAAGGGGACGAGCTTCTCGAGGACGCAAAGAAGCTCGTCGCCGAGGTCGAGGACGCTCTTGCGGAGCATCTCGAGAAGCACCCGGAGGGAGCGGCGCAAGTCTCGGCCGCAATGGAGAAACTGGAGCTGGCACGCGACTTCATAAAGGAAGGCGACGGGGAGGCAGCGATGCAATTCGCGATGGAGGCTAAGAGAGCTCTGAAAGAAGCGAGAGTAGCGAGCTCGTCACCGGAGATTGCAGGCATGGGTGCCGCAGCCCCCACGACTGCGAAAAAGCGGTCGAAGGAGAAGGTGGGCGGTCTCAGGTGCCCCTCCTGCGGCGAGGGTCTGCAGCCGGAGTGGACGGTGTGCCCGGCATGCGGCCACGGTACTCGCTAA
- a CDS encoding DedA family protein has translation MTLLSGIVEWGIDLIIQGIDYLGYGGIVFFMALESACIPIPSEVIMPLAGHLAWRGSMDAVLAILAGSLGSMLGSLAAYLVGLRLGRPFLERYGKYLLITRAELERAEAWFARYGGRATLIARVVPVVRTFISLPAGIGKMELKRFTLYSFIGSVPWCALLTYLGYALGDSWRVIFDDYGHFVDAGIFLGILGLVLYFVWKKKRKTGRGK, from the coding sequence TTGACGCTCCTCTCGGGAATCGTCGAGTGGGGTATAGACCTCATTATACAGGGCATAGACTATCTGGGCTACGGCGGAATCGTTTTCTTCATGGCGCTCGAGAGTGCCTGCATACCGATTCCGTCTGAGGTGATAATGCCCCTCGCCGGCCACCTTGCCTGGCGTGGCTCTATGGATGCCGTCCTAGCGATACTGGCGGGCTCCCTCGGCTCGATGCTGGGGAGTCTCGCGGCCTACCTCGTCGGCCTGAGGCTCGGCAGGCCGTTCCTCGAGAGATACGGGAAGTACCTCCTCATCACCCGCGCCGAGCTCGAGAGGGCCGAGGCTTGGTTCGCGAGGTACGGCGGAAGGGCGACTCTGATAGCGCGGGTCGTTCCGGTGGTTCGGACTTTCATATCGCTCCCGGCGGGCATCGGGAAGATGGAGCTAAAGCGCTTTACCCTCTACTCATTCATCGGCTCGGTACCGTGGTGCGCCCTCCTCACATACCTCGGCTATGCCCTCGGCGACAGCTGGAGAGTCATATTCGACGACTACGGCCATTTCGTTGACGCCGGCATATTCCTCGGAATTCTGGGGCTCGTGCTCTACTTTGTCTGGAAAAAGAAGAGGAAAACCGGGAGAGGGAAATAA